The nucleotide sequence ATTTCAGAGTGGATAGCTCTCCTTTGGATGGAGCAGACTTGTCTTTGTTCTTGGGCCAGTTGGAATTTTGCCCGGTTCGCCTTAAGGCTGGGATTTCTTAAGAACTAGGAAGGAAGTGGGCTACTTGCAGACACACACAGTATGTTTGTCAGCCTCTGTTTCTGCTTCTGGTTCAAATCTGTCTGATGCACCCTTTCCCTCGACTGTCCCTGGAGTCTTGCTATTGAAAACTGGCACCCCAGGAATGTGCTAGCTGACGGGCAAGATCCCCCTCATTGCTTCTATCTTTTAGGAAGTGTTAGAGACTCAGATTTATAAGCTAGGTTCAAGGTTATAGTCACCAAAACAAaacgtctagttgccattttggagcaggatggagagccagtgtggtgtagtggttaagagcggtagactcgtaatctggtgaaccgggttcgcgtctcctctcctccacatgcagctgctgggtgaccttgggctagtcacacttctctgaagtctctcagccccactcacctcacagagtgtttgttgtgggggaggaagagaaaggagaatgttagccgcttggagactccttcgggtagtgaaaagcgggatatcaaatccaaactcttcttcttcttcttcttttcaaatgaTGCACTATCAATTaagcatctggctagttcagatgacagccttgagctaggttaagagctttgagaacttaaagaagaaaagtcccttGATCCAGGGACATTCCACATACATACCGGCCTATTCcgtcctctttttcttaatggtgacacggaccattcataacattattttttcacaactgtgagcagggcggtggggtggggtaagtgaagatgAGCTGCAACAATTAACTATCACGTtgctcactgctcctgctcaggctgcgcaGAAAAAGAATTTTGGTTCCTCAAATTCATTaggataaaatataactgatagaattctacagggtggggAATTAGTGTCTGAAAACAgcccagatccaatgatccccaggcattgCACCTCCAgttgccatcctggtgcccaggcatcttcacttgacAGCCAGGtacaaaatgcgcctggctaattttgaacactgctttcAGGGGTGGCgtcaggacccaggtggcgctgtgggttaaaccacagagtctagggcttgctgatcagaaggttggctgttcgaatccccgcgacagggtgagctcccgttgctcggtcccagctcctgcccacctagcagttcgaaagcacatcaaagtgcaagtagataaatagggaccgctccagcgggaaggtaaacggcatttccgtgcgctgctctggtttgccagaagcggctttgtcatgctggccacatgacctggaagctgtctgcggacaaacgccggctcccttggcctataaagcgagatgagcgccgcaaccccagagtcggacacgactggacctgatggtcaggggtccctttacctttaccttcagggGTGGTAGCAATTTCCGTCGTTGGCCCattggtttggggtgtgtgtgtgttgcatagaGGCAATAGTTGGGTTTGTTAGGGGAAGGGTAGGGTAGGAGCCAACCTTGGAAGGCGGAACTTCCTCTTTAATTAGGGCTGCAACCCTAAATACACTGAATGGGAAGCAGTTCCATAAGCAGTGACagctggggtggggagcctcaggcctaGAGacagctgtggccctccaggcctgtcTCGTCCTTGACACTGTCaagccacacctctcactggccctgctttgcattctcctggagagtttttgcctggctggaatgggtcCTTGATCTCTGATCTTGGTTCTTGCTTCCCTGGGTGGAGAGAggggttgtgtttgtgtgtggaaactagACTGATGTACAAACCTCAGTTCACATTTACTGCTCTGCTCTCTTGTCTTTAGCTGCATCCGCCAACAGCATCCCAAAGAGGGATAAAAAtggttccctatccctgaaccttgggacccaggtggcgctgtgggttaaaccacagagtctaggcaggcttgctgatcagaaggtcgggggttcgaatccccgcgacgggaagagctcccgttgctcggtcccagctcctgcccacctagcagttcgaaagcacgtcaaagtgcaagtagataaatagggaccgctccggcgggaaggtaaacggtgtttccgtgcgctgctctggttcgccagaagcggtttagtcatgctggccacatgacccggaagctgtctgcggacaaacaccggctcccttggcctatagagcgagatgagcgccgcaaccccagagtcagacacgactggacctgatggtcaggggtccctttacctttacctatccctgAACCAGGGCTTGAATGTACATTTTGGAAAAGGCAGCTGATGTCTGCGCAAGCTGCCTATGGCCTTTACACAGTCCGCTCTGTTGGAGTTTTCCTTCGGGCCCAGACTTGGGTTTTCATGTGGTGAAACCTGTTTGAGGCTCCCCCGTCGGTAGGTAATTCAGACAGAGCAAAGGCAGTGGACTCACCAAATGACCCCTGCTCTCATACCTGGCCTGGAAACCTAGAGAGGAAGGGAGCAGGGCCAACTGGCCCCAGAGTGAAAAAGAGGGGGCGGGGCGGTGATATACATCTCCTGATGGCCCTGTTCCTTGGATCCTGaacctttaaaaaagcaactcacttcccacaatgctttgcttCAGATTTCACTTatggtcagtgctttttttccttaaaaaaaaagtttaggggtactctccttttcctactcatattgaaatactgcccctcaatgagaccaaacttagattcacaaaatgtttaggggtctgaatatccctgcgtccccccagaaaaacaacaacaactgcttatGGTTATGCCGGCCCACCCACACCGGCCACATGGTATATGTTCATCTGCTTCCACTCTTCCTGCTGGCTGCAGGTTGGGTTGATCACTCCTTCCTTTGGGGAGACTCAGAAAGGGCCAAACTCAGAATCTGGGTCCTCCAGCTTCAGGGCCTGCAGACAAGGAGCATTGAATCAGACTGGTCccagtcccgtcccgtcccccgaCTCTCTGAGTTGTTTCCTGACTAAGGGAAGTTGTTTCCTGACTCTCTGAGTTGTTTCCTGACTAAGGGAGAGTAGAGGTCTTGGTTCGGCAGGCGGTTTACAACCCCAGTAGTGTTTGCCTTAAGGGACAATTCTCAGCAGAAACTGCCGGTGAATTGTGGGGGAAATTGCAAGGCTGGAATGGGAGGAGGACTTCGGAGAGGAGCAAGCGAGtgtaaagcggggggggggagtatgggaGGAGAGAAAGTGTGAGGGCCGTAGGATGCCACACCTGTGAGAGGTGAGTCTTGAGGCTGGAACGCAAGGGTTCTGGCAGATGAGCAGGCAATGAAAATACCCTGTGCCTACAGCAACATGGGTCTGGAAGGTGCAGTTTGATATGATCTGGGCCAGAATTAGCAGTGGGTGGGGTGTCATAAGTTAGAGCAAGTGATGTCCTCGCAATTTCAGTGCTGCGGCCATAGGTTGTTGGCAGTCCGCATCatttccagcctcctcctcctccattattatttattgagtttctatacctccctatacctggaggtctcagggtggttcacagaaaaaaaatcacaacatatataatcagaatataaacaacaacacaagaacacctccccacccccccaaaaagagccccattttaaaaggggaataggatgtcaaacagatcaaccaaaggcctggttaaagaggaacgtttttgcctggagcctaaaggtgtataatgaaggcgccaggcgaacttccctggggagagcatttcacagaattCATTGCAtcaagacaggggtggggaatctccgCCCcccccgggcctctgcctggcccacaggccacaccccctccacaggccacacccctcactgacccttgcttttcaccctccttgagtgttttgccCCGGAGGGAATGTGCCTTCGGACTCTGAGATTGCCTCTGGCTTATCCACGAAGGTCCGATGTATGTGTCTTTCTCCTCTATTCCGTCGGCCAGAATTCTGCGTTTGGAGAAGGGCCTGGATCGCACCAGCCCTATTTGAGGCTCTTATTTGgagctgactttttttttttttttttttaaattaaattcccAATGTCACAagccccatcctcccccccccccggccccgcTTGTAGTTCTGTAGCACTTTATTAAGCATCTTCCTCACCCTGTAGGCTAATGGATGTTTGCACGACGACACGGACGGAGCGCGAGACTAAAGTGACGCTGGTCTTTGAGCACGTGGATCAGGACCTGAAAGTGTATTTGGAAAAAACGCCACCTCCCGGCTTACCCGTGGAGGTGATAAAGGTAAACATCCCTACGAGCATCCTGGattggtgttggggtgggggcaccTGAATATGGGGGTCCCTAAGGCATTTAAAGTTTGGGTGTTGGTGAAACATGCtcttcttttccctctccccctcccagggCATGATGCGCCAGTTCCTGAGCGGCTTGGAATTCCTGCATTCAAACTGCATTGTCCATCGCGACCTCAAGCCGGAGAATATCCTGGTGACCAGCTCTGGTCAAGTCAAGCTGGCTGATTTTGGCCTGGCTCGCATCTACAGCTGTCAGATGGCTCTGACGCCACTGGTGAGTCTACTTTGGCCGGAAGATCCAAGGGCCTTTGCATGCATGACCAGTTTGGCACATGGACTAGGGAATTTTCAGATCTTTGGCTCTTTTCAGCTGATATGAGGTGGACGGCTCTCTGTCTGgttctcctcttcttctgttgCTTTAAGCACAGCACGAAAAGGAGACCGCCAGAGCATCCATGGGGCAGGTACGTTACACTGTAGGGATGGAgaacaacctgtggccctccaggtgttgcaagGACTTCAGCTCCTGCCGGCATGGCCGGTGGGAAGCGGTGGTGATGGGGGTTGCAGTCCCAACAGTATCGGGCGGGTACCAGGTTCTCCAACCATGTTACACGGAAGACCGTTTGCAGGcctgggtgtcagggactggactgaggaggaatggtggggaccaccctgccccgccccccactcttcctgaaccttcccgagaagaggaggacattatagatttagaacagtggtttgcagaaggtcatagttcagaggctgcagaggggagtaGCTGGGAAAtgttgggagagcagcaggaagacgGGGAGAGACAGTTGACAGattcagtgtctttagaaagcattcctgacctcccctctcccaggaccaggcatgcattgagagtagtagaacagaaagctcagaggcagaaagcacagatcagccagcacagggatgacgtagaataggagggactgaaggggtgggactttactcagagcaacgGCATTATCTGAGAGCTGGCAtcatctgtctctctctgtgaatattgtgTAAAATACCATGATAAGAacttcttgttttcccatttctggctgCCAGCCGTGAGGCAggggggatcagattccctgaaacCTGACTCTGGGACACAGAGCTGCAGATTGTAAGGCTATGCTGAATCCCAGCCGAGGCTGGCCGACCAGGAGCCCCCTTGAGAATGGGAAGTGGGACGGGCTGGGTGTATCCCATTGCCAATCAACGTAGCAGACAGAAAGTTCATCCGGTGTAGCTGAAAGGAATGGGGCTTGGCCCCATGCCCAGCATGTCTCTTGAAAACTAGGCCTTCCTTAAGTCCAAAGTGCACGGGCTGTTCAAGGGATTTTCGTGGTGATGCATTGAGCGGAAGCGGTGGGGGCGCTTTATAAACAAGCCGCCTCCTTTACCTGTGAACACTTGCTAAATCTCTGCCGCAGGTCGTCACCCTCTGGTACCGGGCTCCAGAAGTGCTGCTCCAGTCGGCCTATGCTACCCCCGTGGACCTGTGGAGCGTCGGCTGCATCTTTGCGGAAATGTTTCGGAGGAAGTGAGTGGCGCGAGAAGACCGTTCACGCGAGGGGGTGTGTGGCGGCAGGGTTGGCGCATCTCACCAAGCGCAGGGAATGGGGTGATACTTTGGCCAAGCAGATGTGGCCTTTGTCGTTAGAGGGGTTCCAACGCAGCTGTTGGGGGCACCGCTGTAGGGCGGGAAGTTGATCTGCTGTAGCACTAGTGCTGTGTGCCAAAGTCCCGATCTGCACCATAACGTTCAAAGCAGCAGCATTCCACTTCAAACAGCTctggcttctcccaaagcatcctgggaactgtagtttgttggtgctgagagctgttttgGAGAGTTCTctggtttaacaatcaagcacacttcccagaattctttgggggacgcTATTGATTACTCAAAAGTGGTACGGTGCTCCTTTCAATGGGTAGTATGGATGGGGCCAATGTGCCTTCAGTAACTGACACAGCAGGGCACATTCTGTGGCAAGGACACCCCTCTTTTGGGAAAGAGCAAgtgctttgcatggaaaaggggccaggttcaatccctggcacttcCAGACGGTGGGAGAAGACCCCTGTCTGAATCCTGGGAAACCACTGCCAGTCTGACCAGACTTTCGTAGTCTTGTGCATTGTATTTTGTTAAAAGCTTTGCACAAATTGGCATGGATCGGCTGTTTGCAGAGGCGAGGGAGGACTGGGCAAGAAAGGAGGTTTGCATGCGTGTGTGTTTTGTGTCAGCCTTTTGGAAAAAATTCTATTTATTAATACATTTATTTTCCACTTCCTCCAAGTAGCCCAAggtggagtacagtggtacctcgggttacatactgtgtattctggcgtataagactactttttaatccaggaaaatcttctcaaaagtcgggggtcgtcttatacgccgggtggagaatctgcggtcgagtatatctcaaactctgtattttaactggaaaagttgggggtcgtcttatacacccagtcgtcttatacgccgtaaaatacggtacttaattggttccgggtctctgtacgtaacccgaaaagtatgtaaccTAAAAAATttggtttgcgcatgtgcaaaccgaAAAACTCGaaaaccgcttctgcgcatgcacagaccgtgAAAACACGCATGCGCGAATTGCGCacacttcaggttgcgcttccaggttagcggaggtcgtaacccgaaaagtacgcaacccaaagcatACATAACCTGAtacgtacctcatgttgcgttcgctgcgggttgtgaatggcacgtgttacgaacgcgccgaacctggaagtaacggaatggattacttccgggtttggctgGGCGCGTATGCGCATGAAATGATGCCATGTGCAGATGTGCCGAATTGCGACCCacgtgtgcgcagaagcggcgctgcggtttgcggactgctcaggatgcgaacggggcttcgaaacggatcccgttcgcatctagagcTACCACTGTACACAGTTCCCCCTTacctcattttatccccacaacaactctgcgtcacaggctaagaggcagtgcctggcccaagTCGTGCTGCGAGTTTCGTGGGCTCAAATGTACCCCACTCCAACTTAATGGAAGCAGCAAGGGAGGCccaatggggtggggtggtttaGACACAAGTAGGGTTAGGGAGAACATGTGGGTCCCAAGAATATGTTACGTCTCCTCACCCTTCTGAAGACCTGCATGCTTTCCGTGCGCTCCCGACAATATAAACTCTGCCAAGGATTTGCAAACTGCAGTTGGGGGGCTGATCTTGTGAATTTCTGGGGCACGCTCCACTTGCTAGATCCCCAAGCCTTCGGCACAGCTGGAAGACAATAGATTagggctgggcctgccccaaaccTCCTGTCTTGCTTATCTTTCGGGCTGAGGACTGCTAGGCAGGGAGGAGCTGGTGACCTGCTTTGCAGAAGATGGAGTGGCAACAGACGCCGTTGGGGGCAGCAGCTTGCAAATGGTTTGGGGGCATTCTGTTTCTTCCTGCTACAATTACGCAGGCACTTCGGCTATGTTGTTCGGGCTTTTGGGAAAACGACTGCTTGGGAAGGAATTTGTAGccgtagtagtagtaatatattattaccgtatttttctgtatacagtggtacctcgggttaagaacttaattcgttctggaggtctgttcttaacctgaggtaccactttagttattggggcctcccgctgccaccgcgcaatttctgttctcatcctgaggtaaagttcttaatccaaggtactatttctgggttagcggagtctgtaacccgaggtaccgctgtataagactaggtttttttcctttttaaaaaaatagtgtcaaaaattagggggcgtcttatacacagatacgtctccttccccctctgtgtcccccaaaatagggggcgtcttatacattgtggtgtcttatagacagataAATACGGCATTTATATGCCTctcatctgacagggttgcctcagccactctgggcggcttccaacaaattaaaacatcaaacacagtaaaacatcaaatattgaaaacttccctataatgaggtgccttcagatgcctcctaaaagtcagatggttgtttatttccttgacatctgatgggagggattCTGGATCTGGCAAACTAACAAGACAGAAAAACACAATAGTTACAAATAAATTTAAGCAAAgcttctaaaaaaaattaagagcatccaaaaacatttttaaaatggtcACATATCTTCACAGCTAATAATGTTAAGGTTGCCAGGAAAATTTCTAGGTGCCTTAATATTGGGTGGGCGTGGGGGGGAATCCAAACAGTGTACAACACATAGTAAAATATAATATCATGATTAAAAAAATTTATTCAATTAATAAAAACATCAGATAGAGCAGCATTCCCCTCCCACTGCTTCTTGGTGAATTAATATGATTCAGTATTTGGCTCAAAGTTGGCTTGCGACTGTGTGCTCATTCGCAGAGGCCTCGTGTGTTTCTGAGATCACTGTCTTTGTTCAAGACACCGCTGCGGTGAGGTGGCAGTCAGATTGGTCTGTCAACCCAATCTGCGTATTATTTGGCATATGAGAATGCTCATCAATCTCTCTGCAAACCCTCCTTGTCATGCACTGTCAGAGCAGTGAGACGCCTTTTTgaccaccccctccacccccctaAGAAAAAAAGCTGCTCGAAGAGACTTTTGTCAATTGCTGTTGTGTCTAATCCACTGGTTTTCAGCTGGAGAGTTGGAGGCCACTGCTGCCTGGCGTAAGATGGGTAACAGCAAACATACCaccatacaaataaataatgttaatatATTAAGAAGTGGGTCCCCAaatggtaatgatgatgatgataagaagaagaagaagaagaagaagaagaagaagaagaagaagaggaggaggaggagtttggatttgatatcccgctttattactacccaaaggagtctcaaagcggctcacattctcctttcccttcctcccccacaacaaacactctgtgcggtgagtggggctgagagacttcagagaagtgtgactggcccaaggtcacccagcagctgcatgtggaggaacggggatgcgaacccggttcaccagattacaagtccactgctcttaaccactacaccacactggctataattattattattattattattattattattattattattattatttatttatttataccctgcccttcccgatcAAAACctggctcagggcagctaacaacaaacataaaaacattgattaaaaacgagtttgaaaacagcataaatacaacataaatgtggcatcaccagggctaactggccagattaATCCTGCTAGGGTCAGCAAGGAGACAATGTGGGATCTCagtagggtttcttcatagaaaaaaggggaagggaaaaggaaggaaggatcaggctaagttgaaggccaggcggaatagatcagaggtcggcaacgtaaggcccgtgggccagaagCAGTCCATGAGGGTCGCTTAACCGGTCCATGAGCTACCCACTTAGCGAGTCCccgcgcactgcgctaaaccagtgcagtGCGGTGTGGGGACTCTCTTCTGCGGatccggaaattgcttctgcgcatgcccagacaccgaaaatctCTTCTGCACAGGcatgattttcagcatctgggcatgcgcagaagcggtttcTGCTTTTGCGCTGCGCCGGTCCGGCCCATGAAGgatctctgtgggagtgatccagcccatgcccggtaagccttgccgacccctgatttagattAAGGTAGGTTTCAGGTTTGAAATGGCTGAAGACTGCTGTTTAAAAGCGCTTCTTATCTGAGGCATGGCGCACCAGGTGTACGCTTCTTTTCAGATGTTCAGGTCCAGAAGGGGGCACGGCATAACAGGAAGTGGCTGCCAAAAAGATGGCTGCCTCCTTCCAGAGCCTTTTTCCATGACTACTTCCTGTGCTTCTGGTTCTCCACCTTGACACAGGAGCGCAAAAACGTGACATGTAGACTTGGCTTCGCAAAGTCCTGTTGATGGGATGTCCTTCCCCATGCAAATCCCTGGTTCCACCAAAAGGTGGAGGGAAGCAGAGCCATTCGTGAGCCGGTGTGGTGGTTAAACTCggacctggcagaccagggttcacaTCCCCACCCAGCCGTGAAACTGTGAGACTTTGAGCCAGTTATTGTATCTCTTCCAGCCTGACCTAATTCGCAGGGTGATAGCTACGGTCAAATGAGGGAGAAAGGGTTGGTCGTAAGTGTAGCAATGGTGTTGTTTCTATAaacctttttaaatgaaaagttctTAATTTTGAAAGTTGtcatgctcttcttcttcttcttccttggttgGGTGTGAGACAGTGGTTCATGAAGTTGCTGTGTGTATGATGAAATCCTCTTTAATTCCTTGGTGACATCCATTTTATGTGGACAACTGGGGAAGGgttagtccatgggtaggcaaaccaaggcctgggggctggatccggccccatcgccttctaaatctgaccttaggacggtctgggaatcagtgtgtttttacatgagtagaatgtgtccttgtatttaaaatgcatctctggaggaggaggagtttggatttgatatcccgcttttcactacccaaaggagtctcaaagcggctaacattctcctttcccttcccttgtgggggcacaacaaacactctgtgaggtgagtggggctgagagacttcagagaagtgtgactagcccaaggtcacccagcagctgcatgtggaggagaggagacgcgaacccagttccccagattacgagtctaccgctcttaaccaccacaccagtgtttttcaaccgtttttgggcaaaggcacacttgtttcatgaaaaaaatcacgaggcacaccaccattaggaaatgttaaaaatttttaactctgtgccaatattgactatatataaagtaattttcccacggcacaccaggcaacatctcgcggcacactagtgtgctgcggaacagtggttgaaaaacactgcactacaccacactggctctctgggttatttgtggggcataggaattcgttctttttatagtccggccccccacaaggtctgagggacagtggaccggcccactgctgaaaaagtttgctgacccctgggttagccTTTCCAGTTGACCAGTGAGATGAGTAACTAGACCATCCTGAGGTGCAACAATAGATCTGTTCTTTGCCTCACCCCTGTCTCTCATTGTTTGCTACTCACCATTGTCTGGGGCGTGGCTTGGGCCAGGGAATCCTGTCTTCGCCCGGTGCAGTGTTGAATGTTAACATTTCCTGGTTCTGTGGATCAAGTCACAACTGCCTTGTGACGGACTGCCTGTAAAACACGTGAACTAAAAAAAAACGGATGACAGAGGCTTCTGGTAATTCATGTTTAGGGCTCGTGATGACAAGTAACCGCAATTCCCTTTTGTCCTCTCCGCAGGCCCCTCTTCtgtggcaactctgaagctgacCAGCTAGGCAAGATCTTTGAGTGAGTCTCGCCTTTTTGTTTGCTCCAAAGGGATGGTGAAAGTCACCGGGGGAAAGGGAAGTCTCTTTCGTTAGGTCATCTGCCTTACTCAGCATAATCGTGCATGGCTCTGCTCGTTTTTATGAGTGTGCTAAGTCAAGGCATGTGGATGCATAAGCAAAgttcctcattattattattacttagtgATTTCTGCCCTGGGGTCCTGAGGGATTCCTCCCCACCCTGTTCAAATTGCCTCATCTTAGTGACTCTAGTGTGTGTTCTCCACTGCAGAGCACAAACCTGTCTGGTGATGTCGGTTGGAGTTGTCTGCTCTGACAGCCCCAGTTAATTGAAGGTTGCACTGGGTTTGATGATTGGTGGTTAGCAGGGAAAGATCCTGGTCTCTGGATCATTCACAATGAAAttaatatgtgtgtatgtgtgtgtacaagtCAGAAAATTTCCAAGTTTTCCAAATATGCTACTGGCATAATGAATGCAAATGCTGGATTATTTAGTCTGTTGGATCTCTTAAACTCATTCCAACACTGTGAGAAGCTATAGTAGTTCAAGATGCATGTCTCACTCGTGAAGTGGGACAAACAGCAGAAAGGAAGGGAAACAGTAGTGGCAAGAATGATCTATGAAGTCTCCCAGTTCCATTTAGACAATCCTGTATGCGTCTACTCAAAAATAAGCTTAATTGGGTTCACTGATGCTTACCCCTGGGTAAGTGGGCTCAGCCTCGCAAAAATCGAAAGCATTGTTTCCTTAAGGTTTCCTTGAAAAGCACGAGAATTTAAAGAAACCGAAAAGTTGTGAATGTCCCAGGGTGACTTAAAACTGTAAAACGTTGGAAGAggggattaaaaacaaaaaaactgaagcGGATAATTTTAGGGGACCtactaccatagctgtcaactttccctttttttgcgggaaattcccttattccagcgccgtttcccattgcaaaaaaaagggaaagttgatagcTCTGCCTACTACTGGCACATTCACAAGAGCCAGTGTGATATGGAAATAGGTGAGGGAAGGGGGTTaggaagctgcagtccaaaggCCAACCCCACGGACAGGaactgagcacaatagcactcccATGTTGGCCAACGCTGTTGTGGTGGGCATGAACCAAATGTCCCTGGTTCAGGTCTCAGGTGACTTGACTAAAGACCAGTCTATTAGATatcttaaggcaggggtggggaactggatctgccttgtgggccagatccttatatCTCCACCCCACCTCCATGCTCCAGGTCTGATAAGTGGACATCTGCCATCATGGGCGATTTGACCCATTCTTGCCCACATAGTTTGAAATTAAACTGCTTAGGCAAAGGCACAGTCCACAGTGTTGGTGATAAACTCATCACCAAGGCTCGTGAAACCAGGTGAACGGAGcatgtgtggctggggaaacccagccagttggg is from Lacerta agilis isolate rLacAgi1 chromosome 2, rLacAgi1.pri, whole genome shotgun sequence and encodes:
- the CDK4 gene encoding cyclin-dependent kinase 4, whose amino-acid sequence is MAMGVRDQYEPVAEIGIGAYGTVFKARDLLSGKFVALKNVRVQNSENGLPLSTVREVALLKRLEHFDHPNIVRLMDVCTTTRTERETKVTLVFEHVDQDLKVYLEKTPPPGLPVEVIKGMMRQFLSGLEFLHSNCIVHRDLKPENILVTSSGQVKLADFGLARIYSCQMALTPLVVTLWYRAPEVLLQSAYATPVDLWSVGCIFAEMFRRKPLFCGNSEADQLGKIFDLIGLPSEEDWPLDVSLPRCAFAARSPQPVEKFVPEIEPLGAQLLLEMLTFNPYKRISAFQALHHQYFQDQSAGEG